The window AGAAACAGAACGACTGCAAGAATCCCGGAGGGATTACTTGCTAAGTTCGACGCCAGCCGAACTTATAGGAGGTTTAAAATGGCAGAAACACTCATCCAATGGTTTACAGATACGCTCGGCGGGGTCGTATCAAAGGAAATATTGGTTTTTATCATATCTATGGTTCCCATTCTCGAGCTGCGCGGCGGTCTCATCGCCGCGCGGCTGTTTGACATTCCTTATCTGCAGGCACTCGGCATCTGTATCGGCGGCAATCTGCTACCGACACCGTTCATCCTGCTTCTTATTACGCCGCTTTTTAATTGGCTTAAAACAACCAGACCTTTCCGGCCGCTCGTTGAAAAGCTGGAAAAGCGCGCCATGGGCAAAAGCGACAAAATCAGCAAATACGAATTTTGGGGGCTCGTTTTATTCGTCGGCATCCCCCTGCCGGGAACCGGTGCATGGACCGGCGGCCTCATCGCTTCCCTTCTCGGCATTAAATTCAAAAAAGCCTTTCCCGCCATCGTGCTCGGTCTCTTATTGGCCAGCGCCATCATGAGCATCGTCACCTATGTTATTCCGTGGGTTATTTCTCTGTTTTAAAAAAAGCGCCGCAAAATCATGCAGTCAGATGATGAAGCGGCGCGCTTATATTTTCAACATAACACAGAAAGGGGTACAGTTATGCCAAAGCAAATCCGCACATCCTCAAAAGCAGTGATCATTCAAAACGGTAAATTGCTTACAATCAAGCTAAATGACGGCAATGAGGAGTGGTACATTCTGCCCGGCGGCGGTCAGGAAGGCGAAGAAACGCTTCCACGGGCTGTTGAACGGGAAGTCAAAGAAGAGACAGGGCTAGATATCATCTGTAAAGAACTTCTTTTTGTGATAGAAGGGGTCAACGGCGAAAGGTTTCACCGGATTGATCTGGTATTTTCATGCGATTGCTTAGGAAAAGCGGAAAACGCAGAACGCCATAATGATGTCAATCAGGTCGGAGTTGAGTGGCTGGACATATCCACATTAAATGGATTACCCTTATTTCCGTCAAAGCTGCGCCGCCCGATCATGAATTTTTACGAAGGAAAAGAATATGCCAAGTACCTTGGAAATGAAGAGATAGGTGATCCGGAATGCTTAGAATAGAAAAATGCCCCGGATCACTTTTTCACATGTTTGCGCGGTTTGCGCACAGAAGAAGGCGGAACCAAGAAGCGAATCGCCCGTTGATGCGTGTGAATATGCACGGTCTGATGCAGCCCGCCATATTCACCGTCAAGTGTCCAGGGGATGGGCTGCGGGCTGCGCAGCACAATATCCTGTGCCTTTAAATATACAAACCGATCCGAGGTAAAATCCTGCGCCACCACGGCCGAAAAAATTGCGGCCAGATTCAGCGGCGCCGAAGAGGCCTTCACCAAAATGACCTCCGACAGCCCGTCGATCAGGCTGATATCATGAGCGCGCACGCGGATGCCGCCGATCGAGGTAG is drawn from Lachnospiraceae bacterium and contains these coding sequences:
- a CDS encoding small multi-drug export protein; this translates as MAETLIQWFTDTLGGVVSKEILVFIISMVPILELRGGLIAARLFDIPYLQALGICIGGNLLPTPFILLLITPLFNWLKTTRPFRPLVEKLEKRAMGKSDKISKYEFWGLVLFVGIPLPGTGAWTGGLIASLLGIKFKKAFPAIVLGLLLASAIMSIVTYVIPWVISLF
- a CDS encoding NUDIX domain-containing protein, producing the protein MPKQIRTSSKAVIIQNGKLLTIKLNDGNEEWYILPGGGQEGEETLPRAVEREVKEETGLDIICKELLFVIEGVNGERFHRIDLVFSCDCLGKAENAERHNDVNQVGVEWLDISTLNGLPLFPSKLRRPIMNFYEGKEYAKYLGNEEIGDPECLE